Proteins encoded together in one Candidatus Sulfotelmatobacter sp. window:
- a CDS encoding C45 family peptidase: MLKRFVRKGCVLSFALALSYAAAAAGSGPGSSDARLQKAYRFQQGGWTYVHLEGSPTEMGFQHGYLLAPEIADGLEAIKLFDTHQTQRDWEFFRTTARQMLWPHIDLEYQQELQGIADGATAHGVDVDVYDIVALNAFEEVPDYYLPWLNKQTTNKQQKSQKSPKLAAPGNCSAFIATGGMTKDHQIVIAHNNWTSYLAGERWVVIFDIQPEHGNRILMDGFPGVITSDDDFGVNSAGMMITETTITQFEGWDPNGKPEFMRSRKALQYANSIDDYVRIIKEGNNGGYANDWLIGDRKTGEIAYLELGLKNTPLWRTKDGYFVSSNFARDPKLIKEETTFDPNDASSSPNARHVRWEQLMRQYKGKVDVNMAEQFLSDHFDSFEKKEHADERALCGHVDVSLRGVKEWDWAPYNPGGAVQGKAADSAMAAKMSFVARAGHPCGEDFLAVEFLDHHPEFSWQKPLLRDMKAGPWTVFTAGQKQQ, from the coding sequence ATGCTGAAAAGATTCGTACGTAAGGGATGCGTGCTCAGCTTCGCGCTGGCTTTGAGTTATGCGGCAGCGGCGGCAGGCTCGGGTCCAGGCTCGTCCGACGCCCGCTTGCAGAAGGCCTATCGGTTCCAACAAGGCGGCTGGACTTACGTTCACCTCGAAGGCTCGCCTACGGAAATGGGCTTTCAACATGGTTATCTGCTCGCGCCGGAAATTGCCGACGGCCTGGAGGCGATCAAGCTCTTCGACACGCATCAGACGCAGCGGGACTGGGAATTCTTCCGCACGACGGCGCGCCAGATGCTCTGGCCGCACATCGACCTCGAATATCAGCAGGAGTTGCAGGGCATTGCCGATGGCGCGACGGCGCACGGAGTCGACGTCGATGTGTATGACATTGTGGCGCTGAACGCGTTCGAGGAAGTGCCGGATTACTATTTGCCGTGGCTGAACAAGCAAACGACGAACAAGCAGCAGAAATCTCAGAAATCGCCGAAGCTGGCCGCGCCCGGCAACTGTAGCGCCTTCATCGCCACCGGCGGCATGACCAAAGATCATCAGATCGTGATCGCACACAATAATTGGACGAGCTATCTGGCGGGCGAGCGCTGGGTCGTGATCTTCGACATTCAACCCGAACACGGCAATCGCATTCTGATGGACGGCTTCCCCGGAGTGATTACCAGCGACGATGACTTCGGCGTGAACTCCGCCGGCATGATGATTACCGAGACGACTATCACGCAGTTTGAAGGATGGGATCCGAACGGCAAGCCGGAATTCATGCGCTCGCGCAAGGCCTTGCAGTACGCCAACAGCATTGACGATTACGTCCGCATCATCAAAGAAGGCAACAACGGCGGATATGCCAATGATTGGCTCATCGGCGACCGAAAGACCGGAGAGATCGCATATCTCGAACTCGGCTTGAAGAATACGCCGCTGTGGCGCACGAAAGATGGATATTTTGTCAGCTCGAATTTTGCGCGCGATCCCAAGCTGATTAAAGAGGAGACGACCTTCGACCCCAACGACGCTTCGTCCTCGCCCAATGCGCGGCATGTTCGCTGGGAGCAACTCATGCGGCAGTACAAGGGAAAAGTTGACGTCAACATGGCAGAGCAATTCTTGTCGGACCACTTCGACAGCTTCGAAAAGAAAGAGCATGCGGACGAGCGCGCCTTGTGCGGACACGTGGACGTTTCTTTGCGCGGCGTCAAGGAGTGGGATTGGGCTCCGTATAATCCCGGCGGCGCAGTGCAGGGCAAGGCCGCCGACAGCGCAATGGCGGCGAAGATGAGTTTCGTAGCCAGGGCAGGGCATCCCTGCGGCGAGGACTTTTTAGCGGTGGAGTTCCTGGATCATCATCCCGAGTTCTCCTGGCAGAAACCGCTGCTGCGCGATATGAAGGCGGGGCCGTGGACGGTGTTTACGGCGGGGCAGAAACAGCAGTAG